The Devosia sp. MC521 genome segment GCGAGTTCGTCTTTTTCGGGTAGCCATTTTTTTGCTGTTAGAGCTTCGAGGGCTAGTAGAATCCCCAGAGGAGCGGCGTGGATAAGTTCCTTGATGGTTTTTCCAAAATGGCCATGAAGTACAGCAATTTGACGAGTGCGGACTTGCTCATCTAATATTTTGGGAAGGTCGGTCTCGCTTGCTCCTCCGATAGCGCTGTAAAACCTGTGATAAGCGGAAAAAAGAGTTTCGTACCGGAGGAGGGTATCGCCGGCTAAGGGCGACATTTGGTGCAATTTGCGGACACGCGCGTGAAGCGCATTCCATAACTCCAGCTCTCGCTCAATCCATTGGCGGGGGGAAGTCCAATGTAGAAAGCTGTCGTTCGAGTTATCTGCATGAGGAGGCGGGGCATCCTGAACGTGTTCGGCGTTGTCAATCATCACTGGTGTGCTCCCTAGCTACTGTCATTTAAGGATCTTCATCGCTGTGGGGCAAGATGCTGCTCTGCACATTCATCCCTCTTCCCCTTCGCCCCATTTTGCGGCATAACGCTCTGGTTCGTGCGACTGGCGAGTAAAGATGGGGAACCATCGGGGAGCGCGGACCTTGTTGAGCCGCTCGCCTGGGCACCCATTCGCAAATAGGGGAGCCCTATGGACCCTTTGCACATCGTCCGGCCTTGGAATCGCGCGCTTTCGCGTGATAAAGCCATCGCCAATTCGTCCACTTCGAACTCTTGCGAGGGAACCCTCCGATGAGCGCTGCAAATCTGTTTCCAAACTTCTTCACCAATTCCGTTGCCGAGACCGATCCGGAACTCGCCGCAGCAATGGGTCAGGAACTCGGACGTCAACAGCATGAAATCGAACTGATCGCGTCCGAGAACATTGTCTCGCGCGCTGTGCTCGAAGCACAGGGTTCGGTTCTGACCAACAAGTATGCCGAAGGCTATCCGGGCAAGCGCTACTACGGCGGCTGCGAATATGTGGACGTGGCGGAAAGCCTTGCCATCGAACGCGCAAAGCAACTGTTCGGTGTTGAATACGCCAACGTTCAGCCGAACTCCGGTTCGCAGGCGAACCAGGGCGTCTATCAGGCGCTGGTACAGCCAGGCGATACTATTCTGGGCATGTCGCTCGACGCTGGTGGTCACCTGACCCACGGCGCCAAGCCAAACCAGTCTGGCAAGTGGTTCAACGCTATTCAGTACGGCCTGCGTCAGCAGGACGGCTATGTAGACATGGATCAGGTGCGTTCGCTGGCTCGAGAGCACAAGCCAAAGATGATTGTCGCAGGCTTCTCGGCCTATTCGCGCGTCATGGACTGGGCTGAATTCCGCGCAATCGCTGACGAAGTCGGCGCGCTGCTTTTCGTCGATATGGCGCACGTTGCAGGCCTCGTGGCCGGTGGCCAGTACCCAAGCCCATTCCCACATGCGCACGTCGCGACCACCACCACCCACAAGACCCTGCGCGGCCCACGCGGTGGTCTGATCCTGACCAATGACGAAGCGATCGCGAAGAAGATCAATTCGGCCATTTTCCCAGGCATTCAGGGCGGCCCGCTGATGCATGTGATTGCTGGTAAGGCAGTTGCGTTCAAGGAAGCTCTGCAGCCTGAATTCAAGCAGTACGCGGCGCAAGTTGTTGCTAACGCTAAGGTGCTCGCTGATACCCTCGTAAAGGGTGGTGTTGAGATCGTCTCCGGCGGTACGGACAACCACTTGATGCTGGTTGACCTTCGTCCGAAGGGCCTGACCGGTAAGGCAACAGAAGCTGCCCTCGGCCGTGCTTACATCACCTGCAATAAGAACGCTGTGCCGTTCGATCCTGAAAAGCCAGCGATCACCTCCGGTATTCGTCTCGGCACTCCAGCGGGCACGACCCGTGGTTTTGGCGAGGCTGAATTCCGCGAAGTTGGTGAGCTCATTATCGAAGTTCTCGATGGTCTCAAGACCAACGGCGAAGACAACAACGGCGCTGTAGAAGCGGCTGTGCGCGAGAAGGTGAAAGCCCTGACCGCACGCTTCCCGATCTACAGCTAATAGAGGTTACGGCCCATGCGCTGCCCCTATTGCAGCAATGACGACACGCAGGTGAAGGATAGCCGCCCGACGGAAGATTCGGGCGCTATTCGGCGTCGCCGCGTGTGCAACGCTTGCGGGGGGCGTTTTACGACCTTCGAGCGCGTGCAGCTTCGTGACCTAACTGTCGTGAAAAAGAGCGGACGAAAAGTCCCGTTTGATCGGGATAAACTCGCCCGCTCTGTTAACACGGCCTTGCGTAAGCGCGCTGTAGAACCAGAGCGCGCAGAGCGCATGATCTCCGGTATCGTCCGTCAGCTGGAAAGCTTGGGCGATATGGAGGTCACCTCTGACCAAATTGGCGAATATGTGATGGAAGGCCTCAAAGGGCTCGACGATGTCGCATTTGTTCGCTTCGCGAGTGTGTATAAGAACTTCTCTGCGGCGGACGACTTCCGTAACTTCCTAGCCGAACTTGCTCAGGACAAAACCGTCCTGAGTGAAGATGACTGATAGAACCGATTGAACAGCCGATGACCGACCATCCAAAACGTGATCCCGGCGCTGTGCGCCCCGCTAATCAGCGTGGTGCTGCGCGCCTTGCCGCCGTTCAGGCGCTCTATCAGATGGATATTGGCCGCGCGACGCTGGAAGACACGCTCGCACAGTTCGGCGCCTTCCATCTCGGCCGTGAAATCGAAGGCGAGCAGTATCTACCCGCTGACGCCGATTTCTTCCGCCAGATCGTGTCCGGTGTTGCTAAGCACCAGCTCCAAGTTGACCCGACGGTCGACAAAGCGCTGGCAGAAGGCTGGCCGATTGGGCGTGTAGACGCGACCCTGCGCGCTATTTTGCGCGCCGCTGCCTTTGAGTTGCTGTTCCGCAAGGACATTCCGGCACGCGTCGTCATCACTGAATATGTTGATGTTGCACGCGCGTTCTATGAGGACGATGCAGCGGGCCTCGTGAATGGCGCTCTCGACAAGATCGCCCGAGACGCCGGTTCCGAGCTCTAAAAGAGCCAAAATCAAGAATTCAAAATGCCCGGAGAAATCCGGGTATTTTTTTGTTCTGCGATCGCCCTATCCTGACCGTTGGGAGGGTCGGGGATGGGACAGACAACCGCAGACAGACATGCGGGGGCGGATTTACTCCGCCTCGTCGCCTTCTGCGCGGTTGTTTGCATTCACGCCTATGGGGCTTTTCCCGAAGGCGATCCGATGCGCGATATACTGCGCGACCTGTCGCGCTTCGCCGTGCCAAGCGTTTTCATCCTTGCTGGATACTTCAGCGCCAAGATCGTCCCTGTTCGCAAGCTCTGGCAGCGCGTGGCATGGCCGCTCGTGTTCTGGCTCGCGTTCTATAACTTGCGCCCCAGTGCCTTTGTGGGCGACCCCGTCACGCTCGTGGAGCGAGTTCTGCTCGTCGCGTGGACCGGAGGGGCGGGATATCATCTGTGGTATTTGCCGGCCTTGCTCGTCGGCGGGGCGATCGTATTCGCTGGTTTGTCGAGCATGGGCTTTGCCGCAACCGCGGTACTGACGACTGTTTTATACGCAACGGGCATGTCGCTAGGCGTATATAGCGCGCTGCTGACTGGCGAAGTTTTTCCGATCTATTGGATGCGCAGCGGACTGTTCTTCGCGCCGCTATTCTTCCTGATTGGTGTCAGCCTGAAGCGCGATCCAAGGTGGATGCAACTCTCGACATGCTGGTGGCTCCTCGTGTGTCTTCTGGGGCTCGTGCTGCACGTGGTTGAGAAGTACAGGCTTCGAGGGGCAAACTTCTCGGACAACGAGTACTCAACTGGCACGCTGTTCTGGGCCGTGGGGGTAGGCGTTGTATTCCTACGTATCAGTAGGCCGACTTCGCCCATTCTGTCGGCACTCGCGCAAGCCAGTTTCGGAGCCTATCTGGTCCACGTCTTCATCCTAAGGCGGGTTGAGGAGTACTTCCCGCACTGGAATCCATACACGCAGATCATTGTGGTGATCGCGGTGTCGTTAGGCCTTGCAATGGCTTATCGGTATGGCCTCGCTTGGGCACAATCACAGCGGCCAAGAAAACAAAAAAAGCCTCGGAAAATCCGAGGCTTAAATTCGTTTCTGGAATCAGAATTAGAACGAGGAGAGGATCGAGTCGATGAAGGTCGCATCCTGACCGAAAGATGGGGTGCGGCGGGTTTCGATGTCGACCGCGCGGCCATCCTGTAGCGAGTAGACAGCGCGCTCGCTGACTTTCTTGCTCTTGTCGAAATAGACCGCCAGAACCGTACGTTCCTTGATCTGCGTGAAGCCAAACGAGGTTTGGTTCACCTTGGTCTCGACATAGTACCAAGCGGTCTGGTCACCGAATGTGTTGGTCGACTGTGGCGACCCCAGAACCAACTGTACCGTCTGCTGACTTTGACCCGGACGGATCTGCTGCAGCGCAGTGCTTGGGATGACGTACCCTTGGGTGCGCTGTGTCACCAGAGCAGTGCTGCTACTGCAACCAGCTAGCGCAACGGCCAGAATGGTCGCGACAACGGAGGCTTTTGCAAGACGCAGGCTCATAGTTTGACTTTCCCAATGGCTCTCGACTATAGGCGGTTGTAACGAGGCGCGTGCCTTTTGTGGCCGCCGGAATGTGTAGCTGTCAACTTAGCTTTCTGGCAAGCTGACAGTGGTCCGGCACCCCAATCTGCCTGTGTTTGACCCATACCGACGCCGAGCGCAATCCCATGATTATGTCCTTGTTTCGCAAGAACTCCGCTACAGAGCCAGTTTATGCGATTTATAACGCCATTGTGGCGCAATCCCGGCAGCCTATTTTCTATGCCGAATGGGGTGTAGCTGACACAGTTACTGGCCGTTTCGACATGATCAGCCTTCACATGGCCCTGCTTTTTCGCCGTCTGCGCGCGGGCAGCGAATCTGACAAGGCGTTTAGCCAAGCCGTATTCGATCTCTTCTTCAAGGATATGGATCGCTCGCTGCGCGAAATGGGCGTGACGGATATCGGTATTCCGAAGAAAATTCAGAAGATGGGCAACATCTTCTTTGGGCTCTTGGCAGCCCTTAATACCGCCATCGATAGCGGCGATAAGGAAGCCTTGAAGGCCGTTCTTGCCCGCAACGTTTATGACCAGCCGACCGACGAACATGTCTCGGGTCTTGCGACTTATGTGTTGGCACAAGACCAAGCACTGGTGGCGCAGAGCACCTCAGACATAACCGACGGTAAGCTGACTTTTGGAGCCTAAATTATGACTATCCAAGACGAGCCAATTTTCGACGCCATTGTGCGTCTTGATAAGCTCCCAGCGTCTGGTCGTTCCGTTAACGTCAACGCCGACGAAGCGCAGCGCGCTGCAATTGCTGAGTCGCTAAAAATACTCGCCGTTGATCGTTTTGTTGCCGAGCTGACCGTTGTGCCATTGCGCGGCGGGTTACGCGCGCAGGGTTTTGTGGACGCAGTAGTCCAGCAAGCCTCGATCATCAGCCAGGATCCGGTTGAAGAAAAGCTGCGTGAGCCTATCGATCGTGTGTTTTTGCCTGCAGCTAAGGGTGAAAAACCTGCTGCGCCAGGCTCGGAAGTGTTCATCGACCTTGAAGATGACGAATTTCCAGATCACATCGATGGCTCTGAGGTCGATTTGAGCGCTTTGATGCTTGAAACTCTTGCACTTGCGCTCGATCCCTATCCGCGTCTCCCGGGTGAAACCGTCGAGAGCTTAAACTTGCAGAACGAAGGGGAAGAAAATCCCTTTGCTAAGCTCGCAGCCTTGAAGAAGGACGCAGACAAGTCCTAGGTTGAAGGGCTTGCGTCGACCCCATCTTGGGATATGTTTGCTCGCCCCACCGGCGGGCCAGATAACAGGCTGAAATGAACGATACTATAACTATTTCCGTGGACGCTATGGGCGGCGATAACGCGCCCCGCGCGGTCCTCCACGGTGCCTATCTGGCGCTGAAAGAGCGCAAGAACACGCGTTTTATTTTCCACGGCATTGAGGAGCAGGTTGCTCCGCTCCTTGAAGAATTTCCTGCGCTTAAAGCCGCCTCGACGCTCATTCCGTGCGAAACCGTGATCGCGATGGACGAAAAGCCAAGCCAGGCTCTGCGCAAGGGGCGCGGTACGTCGTCCATGTGGAAGGCAATTCAGTCTGTTAAGGACGGCGAAGCCGATGTTGCCATTTCAGGTGGTAACACCGGTGCTCTTATGGCCATGTCGACCTTCTGCTTGCGGCCGATGGAAGGGATTTCCCGTCCTGGTATTGCAGCTATTTGGCCGACTGTGCGCTCGGACATCATCGTTCTCGACATGGGCGCGACCATCGGCGCTGACGCTCAGCAGCTGGTGGACTACGCCATTCTGGGTTCGGCACTAGCGCGTGCACTGTTTGATTCCGAAAATCCGACAGTGGGCCTGCTCAACGTTGGCACTGAAGAGGTGAAGGGCCTGGATTCTATCAAGGATGCTGGCAAAATCCTCGCTCAGGCGAGCGGCAATGGCTTCACCTATCATGGCTTCGTTGAAGGCGATGATATCGGCAAGGGCACCGTCGACGTTGTCGTCACCGAAGGCTTTGTTGGCAATATTGCGCTTAAAACTGCTGAAGGTACTGCCCGTCAGGTCGCTGCCTATCTCAAGCAGTCTCTGACCGCCAATTTGATGAGCAAGATTGGGGCGCTATTCGCGTCCTCTGCCTTGCGCGCTCTCAAGCGCAAAATGGATCCACGTACCGTCAATGGCGGTGTGTTCCTCGGCCTTAACGGCGTGGTCATCAAATCGCACGGCGGCACTGACGAAGTCGGCTACAAGAGTGCTCTCGGCCTTGCCTATGACATGGCGCGCAATCGCCTGATGGACAAGGTTGGCGATACCTTGCAGCGCTTCCCCATTAACAAGACAGAGACCTCTCTGCCTACAGAAACCGAGGCATAATCGGCGTGACCAGAGTACGATCCATCATCCGCGGTGTGGGCAGCTATCTGCCTGCAAACGCTGTCACGAACGAAGATCTCGCTAAGCGTGTGGACACTTCGGACGAGTGGATTCAGCAGCGCGTTGGTATCAAGAAGCGCCACATTGCAGCGGAAGGTGAGTTTACATCTGACCTCGCCACCGCGGCAGCACGTGCGGCGCTCGACAATGCAGGGCTCACGCCTGACGATATCGACCTGATCATCGTCGCGACCACCACGCCTGACTATACGTTTCCATCGGCGGCCTCGCTGGTGCAGATGAAGTTGGGCATGAGCCACGGCTTTTCATTCGATATCCAGGCCGTGTGTTCCGGCTTTGTCTATGCGGTGACAACCGCTGACACCTATATCAAGTCGGGCATGGCCAAGCGTGTTCTGGTTATAGGCGCGGAAACCTTCTCCCGCCTCCTCGACTGGAATGATCGCACCACCTGCGTCCTCTTCGGGGATGGGGCAGGGGCTATCGTACTGGAGCGCGTCGAATTGGCTGAGGGCGAGCCAGAGCGTGGTATCCTAGCGTCTGCTCTGCGTTCGGATGGCAAGCACTGGGACAAGCTTTACGTCGACGGTGGGCCATCGACGACAGGCACCACTGGCCACGTGCGCATGCAGGGTCCGGAAGTGTTCCGCCATGCCGTGGGCAAGATCACCGACGTTGTGTACGCAACATTGGAACAGGCCGGCTACACGACTGATGACCTTGATTGGTTTGTGCCGCACCAGGCCAACAAGCGGATTATCGACGGCGCTGGGGCCAAGCTTGGTCTGGCGCCAGAGAAGGTCGTGACCACTGTTGATCAACACGCCAATACTTCTGCTGCGTCTGTGCCGCTCGCATTGAGTGTCGCTGTCGCAGACGGCCGTATTAAGCCGGGTGATCTGGTGATGCTCGAAGCAATGGGTGGCGGATTTACTTGGGGCGCTTCGCTCATTCGCTGGTAAATATCTGACATGCATTGACGTTAAGCTGTTCAAGGCATTACTGTCTCCCTCGGGGAGAAGGATCCAATGCCTGGAGCGTGCTTATGCCGCGAAATGGGCAGTATTCGTTGTGCCAAAGGGCGCAGCAGTCTCGTCGCTTTCGATACTGGGTACGGACATTCAGTCCGTTGGATTTTGGGGGTGCTATGTCGCAGAAGACTATTACGCGCGCCGATTTGGCCGAAGCAGTTTATGGTTCTGTGGGTCTATCTCGGACGGAATCTGCTGAGCTTGTCGAACGAGTGCTTGAGCTGGTCTCAGACGCTTTGGTTGTCGGTTCTCACGTCAAATTATCGTCCTTTGGGTCGTTCCACGTGCGTTCGAAGAACGAGCGTATCGGACGTAATCCTAAGACGGGCGAGGAGGTTCCGATTTTGCCTCGGCAGGTTCTTGTGTTCAAACCGAGCAACGTGTTGAAGTCCAAGATCAACAAGTCTATGGTTTCCTCTGCAGAGTAAGGCTTTCTTACGAGGGGACCGGCTGTTTTGGATAAGTCGCCCGACGCGTTCCGCACGATTTCGGAGGCAGCTGAAGAGCTGGATCTACCGCAGCACGTACTGCGGTTCTGGGAAACTCGGTTTGCTACCATCAAGCCTCTAAAGCGAGGTGGTGGCAGGCGATACTACCGGCCGGAAGATGTGATGCTTTTACGCGGCATCCGCCATTTGCTCTACGATCAAGGGTTTACCATCAAAGGCGTCCAGAAGATCCTCAAGGATCAAGGGCCGCGCTATGTCATCGCCGTAGGCGAGGGGAAAGGGCTTGATGAGATACTGCCACTGATTGAAGAGGCGGAAGCTGCGGGAGATGCAGCTGAGCTTGAAGAAGCCGTGCTGTCGGCTAGCCCTGAGCTCGATGAAGATTCGCGCAATAAGCTTTCAGAGGTTCTGCGCGAACTGCTCGAGTGCAAGCGTATCCTAGAGCGGGCTCGCGAACACTAAATCAGTCACGCAATGAATACGGAAGAGCCGCGCTTAGCGCGGCTCTTCGTCGTTTTGAGTGGTCTCTGTCGGTGCCGCCTCTGGGGGCGAAGCGTCGTTCTTTGGGAATTTGACGAAGAAATTCCATACGAAGTAAACCAGAACTACGCAGACGATAGAGGCCCAGAACATGTCGCCTGTATAGAGCAGTTCCCAGCCTAGCCAAATCGCAAGGAACACGGAGATACCGCCGCGTATCCACATCGGTCTAAAAAAGCTGACGTCGTTTTCTTTCAGCGCCATCTGGCCCCCTCACAAAAACATTGAGGGCCTTAGTACAAGGCCCTCAACCAATGCTCCAGCATTTATTACGCAAGTGTTACGCTGTTTGTAGTCTGTTTGGGGTGCTGTCGCGTTCGACCCAATAGATAAACACCGATGCGCCAACAATCAAAAGGGCGCCAATCCAGAAGTAGCCAGACGGCACTTGTCCTAGAGCGATCCAGCCGATCAATCCGCCAAGCGGCACCTTGAGGTCTCCAAAAGGCTGCAGATAGGTAGCGTCTGCATTGCGATAGGCAAAGGCTAGCAGATAGTTCGCTGCAGCGGTGAGTGCGCCGAGCAGCAAAAGCAGGACCAGGCCAAAACCTTCAGGCAATGCAAACGGGAAGCCAGTGGCCAGTCCCGCAGGGAGCACTGTCGGGGCAAGCCAGCCGAGAGCATTGACGATCAGTAAGATTGCCAGATGGTTGGGCGTCACCAGCAGCAGAAGCGAAATGGTAAGCGTTTCGGGGCTCTCCTCGCGGGCGAGGTGTTTAGTGATAATATCTGTACCGGCCCACAGGGCTGCAGCGAAAATGGGTATCAGTGTTTGTGCGGAGAAGCCTTCGCTGCCAACGCCCGAGACGATGACTGCGCCGATAAAGCCCACGATTGCCGCGCCAAGGCGGGCAGCAGAGACGCGTTCCCCGAGAAAGAAGTACGAGCCCATAATGATAAAGAGGGGGCCGGTTGCAAGTAACGTCACCATTTGCCAGATCGGTACGCCGGAGGCGAAGCCGTAAACGAACACGTGCACGCCCAGTGCCGACACAAACGCGCGAAGCTCGTGTAACATTGGGTGTCGTGTTCTGAGGTTTTGCAGGCCAATGCGCATGATCAGCGGTAGGGCGAGCAGGGAGGCAATGACATATTGCCAGAATGCCATGCCTGTGGAGCTCATGTTAAACTGCCAAGGCAGCACAGACTGAAGCGTGTTTGATCCTGCGAAAGCAAGCGAGGCAGCGAGCATAAACATCGCGCCGACGGCAGCATTTCGGGTCGGGGAGGAAATCTGGTTCATTGTCGTCCTTTCCGTAACCAGTTTCCTCAGGGTTACGGGCGGCGACAGCAGGTATGCGCGCGCAAAGGCATGCATACCCAATCTGGGTACCTAATCCCGTTCTCTATCATCCGGACT includes the following:
- a CDS encoding acyltransferase family protein, which gives rise to MGQTTADRHAGADLLRLVAFCAVVCIHAYGAFPEGDPMRDILRDLSRFAVPSVFILAGYFSAKIVPVRKLWQRVAWPLVFWLAFYNLRPSAFVGDPVTLVERVLLVAWTGGAGYHLWYLPALLVGGAIVFAGLSSMGFAATAVLTTVLYATGMSLGVYSALLTGEVFPIYWMRSGLFFAPLFFLIGVSLKRDPRWMQLSTCWWLLVCLLGLVLHVVEKYRLRGANFSDNEYSTGTLFWAVGVGVVFLRISRPTSPILSALAQASFGAYLVHVFILRRVEEYFPHWNPYTQIIVVIAVSLGLAMAYRYGLAWAQSQRPRKQKKPRKIRGLNSFLESELERGEDRVDEGRILTERWGAAGFDVDRAAIL
- the bamE gene encoding outer membrane protein assembly factor BamE, with amino-acid sequence MSLRLAKASVVATILAVALAGCSSSTALVTQRTQGYVIPSTALQQIRPGQSQQTVQLVLGSPQSTNTFGDQTAWYYVETKVNQTSFGFTQIKERTVLAVYFDKSKKVSERAVYSLQDGRAVDIETRRTPSFGQDATFIDSILSSF
- a CDS encoding integration host factor subunit alpha yields the protein MSQKTITRADLAEAVYGSVGLSRTESAELVERVLELVSDALVVGSHVKLSSFGSFHVRSKNERIGRNPKTGEEVPILPRQVLVFKPSNVLKSKINKSMVSSAE
- a CDS encoding DMT family transporter, with the translated sequence MNQISSPTRNAAVGAMFMLAASLAFAGSNTLQSVLPWQFNMSSTGMAFWQYVIASLLALPLIMRIGLQNLRTRHPMLHELRAFVSALGVHVFVYGFASGVPIWQMVTLLATGPLFIIMGSYFFLGERVSAARLGAAIVGFIGAVIVSGVGSEGFSAQTLIPIFAAALWAGTDIITKHLAREESPETLTISLLLLVTPNHLAILLIVNALGWLAPTVLPAGLATGFPFALPEGFGLVLLLLLGALTAAANYLLAFAYRNADATYLQPFGDLKVPLGGLIGWIALGQVPSGYFWIGALLIVGASVFIYWVERDSTPNRLQTA
- a CDS encoding beta-ketoacyl-ACP synthase III, whose amino-acid sequence is MTRVRSIIRGVGSYLPANAVTNEDLAKRVDTSDEWIQQRVGIKKRHIAAEGEFTSDLATAAARAALDNAGLTPDDIDLIIVATTTPDYTFPSAASLVQMKLGMSHGFSFDIQAVCSGFVYAVTTADTYIKSGMAKRVLVIGAETFSRLLDWNDRTTCVLFGDGAGAIVLERVELAEGEPERGILASALRSDGKHWDKLYVDGGPSTTGTTGHVRMQGPEVFRHAVGKITDVVYATLEQAGYTTDDLDWFVPHQANKRIIDGAGAKLGLAPEKVVTTVDQHANTSAASVPLALSVAVADGRIKPGDLVMLEAMGGGFTWGASLIRW
- the nrdR gene encoding transcriptional regulator NrdR yields the protein MRCPYCSNDDTQVKDSRPTEDSGAIRRRRVCNACGGRFTTFERVQLRDLTVVKKSGRKVPFDRDKLARSVNTALRKRAVEPERAERMISGIVRQLESLGDMEVTSDQIGEYVMEGLKGLDDVAFVRFASVYKNFSAADDFRNFLAELAQDKTVLSEDD
- the plsX gene encoding phosphate acyltransferase PlsX, with translation MNDTITISVDAMGGDNAPRAVLHGAYLALKERKNTRFIFHGIEEQVAPLLEEFPALKAASTLIPCETVIAMDEKPSQALRKGRGTSSMWKAIQSVKDGEADVAISGGNTGALMAMSTFCLRPMEGISRPGIAAIWPTVRSDIIVLDMGATIGADAQQLVDYAILGSALARALFDSENPTVGLLNVGTEEVKGLDSIKDAGKILAQASGNGFTYHGFVEGDDIGKGTVDVVVTEGFVGNIALKTAEGTARQVAAYLKQSLTANLMSKIGALFASSALRALKRKMDPRTVNGGVFLGLNGVVIKSHGGTDEVGYKSALGLAYDMARNRLMDKVGDTLQRFPINKTETSLPTETEA
- the nusB gene encoding transcription antitermination factor NusB — protein: MTDHPKRDPGAVRPANQRGAARLAAVQALYQMDIGRATLEDTLAQFGAFHLGREIEGEQYLPADADFFRQIVSGVAKHQLQVDPTVDKALAEGWPIGRVDATLRAILRAAAFELLFRKDIPARVVITEYVDVARAFYEDDAAGLVNGALDKIARDAGSEL
- a CDS encoding ubiquinol-cytochrome C chaperone family protein; the encoded protein is MIMSLFRKNSATEPVYAIYNAIVAQSRQPIFYAEWGVADTVTGRFDMISLHMALLFRRLRAGSESDKAFSQAVFDLFFKDMDRSLREMGVTDIGIPKKIQKMGNIFFGLLAALNTAIDSGDKEALKAVLARNVYDQPTDEHVSGLATYVLAQDQALVAQSTSDITDGKLTFGA
- the glyA gene encoding serine hydroxymethyltransferase, which codes for MSAANLFPNFFTNSVAETDPELAAAMGQELGRQQHEIELIASENIVSRAVLEAQGSVLTNKYAEGYPGKRYYGGCEYVDVAESLAIERAKQLFGVEYANVQPNSGSQANQGVYQALVQPGDTILGMSLDAGGHLTHGAKPNQSGKWFNAIQYGLRQQDGYVDMDQVRSLAREHKPKMIVAGFSAYSRVMDWAEFRAIADEVGALLFVDMAHVAGLVAGGQYPSPFPHAHVATTTTHKTLRGPRGGLILTNDEAIAKKINSAIFPGIQGGPLMHVIAGKAVAFKEALQPEFKQYAAQVVANAKVLADTLVKGGVEIVSGGTDNHLMLVDLRPKGLTGKATEAALGRAYITCNKNAVPFDPEKPAITSGIRLGTPAGTTRGFGEAEFREVGELIIEVLDGLKTNGEDNNGAVEAAVREKVKALTARFPIYS
- a CDS encoding YceD family protein: MTIQDEPIFDAIVRLDKLPASGRSVNVNADEAQRAAIAESLKILAVDRFVAELTVVPLRGGLRAQGFVDAVVQQASIISQDPVEEKLREPIDRVFLPAAKGEKPAAPGSEVFIDLEDDEFPDHIDGSEVDLSALMLETLALALDPYPRLPGETVESLNLQNEGEENPFAKLAALKKDADKS
- a CDS encoding MerR family transcriptional regulator, translating into MDKSPDAFRTISEAAEELDLPQHVLRFWETRFATIKPLKRGGGRRYYRPEDVMLLRGIRHLLYDQGFTIKGVQKILKDQGPRYVIAVGEGKGLDEILPLIEEAEAAGDAAELEEAVLSASPELDEDSRNKLSEVLRELLECKRILERAREH